The following proteins come from a genomic window of Alosa sapidissima isolate fAloSap1 chromosome 20, fAloSap1.pri, whole genome shotgun sequence:
- the sept6 gene encoding septin-6 isoform X3 translates to MNSPLVSLLRLVLCSFLFRVPIKRETMAATEIARQAGEGARAVPLAGHVGFDSMPDQLVNKSVSHGFCFNILCVGETGLGKSTLMDTLFNTKFEGEPMQHNQPGVQLKSNTYELQESNVRLKLNVVNTVGFGDQINKEDSYKPIVEFIDTQFEAYLQEELKIKRTLHSYHDTRIHTCLYFISPTGHSLKSLDLVTMKKLDSKVNIIPIIAKSDAISKSELTKFKIKITSELVSNGVQIYQFPTDDETVAEINSTMNGHLPFAVVGSTEEVKIGNKMVRARQYPWGTVQVENENHCDFVKLREMLIRVNMEDLREQTHTRHYELYRRCKLEEMGFKDTDPDSKPFSLQETYEAKRNEFMGELQKKEEEMRQMFVQRVKEKEAELKEAEKELHEKFDRLKKLHQDEKKKLEDKKKSLDDELNTFKQKKTAAELLQSQAQQAGGSTTLKRDKERKN, encoded by the exons ATGAATTCCCCTCTAGTCTCGCTCTTGCGGCTTGTGCTATGCAGTTTCCTGTTCAGGGTCCCCATCAAGAGAGAAACCATGGCGGCCACTGAGATAGCTCGACAAGCG GGAGAAGGTGCCCGTGCTGTTCCTCTCGCCGGCCATGTTGGCTTCGATAGCATGCCAGACCAGCTGGTCAACAAGTCGGTTAGTCATGGCTTCTGCTTCAACATCCTCTGCGTTG GAGAGACAGGCCTGGGGAAGTCCACTCTCATGGATACCCTGTTCAACACCAAGTTTGAGGGGGAGCCCATGCAGCACAACCAACCCGGGGTGCAGCTCAAGTCCAACACCTACGAGCTGCAGGAGAGCAACGTGCGCCTCAAGCTGAATGTGGTCAACACCGTCGGCTTTGGAGATCAAATCAACAAGGAGGACAG TTACAAGCCTATCGTGGAGTTCATTGACACCCAGTTTGAGGCCTACCTCCAGGAGGAGCTCAAAATCAAGCGCACCCTCCACAGCTACCATGACACGCGGATCCATACCTGTCTCTATTTCATCTCTCCCACGGGACACTCGCTCAAATCTCTGGATCTTGTCACCATGAAAAAGCTGGACAGCAAG GTCAACATCATCCCCATCATTGCTAAATCAGATGCCATTTCCAAGAGTGAGCTCACCAAATTTAAGATCAAGATTACAAGTGAGCTGGTCAGCAATGGAGTTCAGATTTACCAATTCCCCACAGATGATGAGACAGTGGCTGAGATCAACTCCACCATGAAT GGCCATTTACCATTCGCTGTTGTGGGCAGCACTGAGGAAGTGAAGATTGGGAACAAGATGGTGAGAGCGAGGCAGTACCCCTGGGGGACAGTGCAGG TGGAGAACGAGAATCACTGTGATTTCGTGAAGCTGCGGGAGATGCTGATCCGGGTGAACATGGAGGACCTGCGGGAGCAGACGCACACGCGCCACTACGAGCTCTACCGCCGCTGCAAGCTGGAGGAGATGGGCTTCAAAGACACGGACCCTGATAGCAAGCCCTTCAG TCTTCAGGAGACGTATGAGGCCAAGAGGAACGAGTTCATGGGGGAGCTtcagaagaaggaggaggagatgcgGCAGATGTTTGTGCAGCgagtgaaggagaaagaggcCGAGCTGAAGGAGGCAGAGAAGGAG CTGCATGAGAAGTTTGATCGTCTGAAGAAGCTGCACCAGGACGAGAAGAAGAAGCTGGAGGACAAGAAGAAGTCCCTGGACGATGAGCTCAACACCTTCAAGCAGAAGAAGACCGCTGCTGAGCTCCTGCAGTCCCAGGCTCAGCAGGCAGGGGGCTCCACCACACTCAAGAGGgacaaagagaggaaaaa TTAA
- the sept6 gene encoding septin-6 isoform X1 — MNSPLVSLLRLVLCSFLFRVPIKRETMAATEIARQAGEGARAVPLAGHVGFDSMPDQLVNKSVSHGFCFNILCVGETGLGKSTLMDTLFNTKFEGEPMQHNQPGVQLKSNTYELQESNVRLKLNVVNTVGFGDQINKEDSYKPIVEFIDTQFEAYLQEELKIKRTLHSYHDTRIHTCLYFISPTGHSLKSLDLVTMKKLDSKVNIIPIIAKSDAISKSELTKFKIKITSELVSNGVQIYQFPTDDETVAEINSTMNGHLPFAVVGSTEEVKIGNKMVRARQYPWGTVQVENENHCDFVKLREMLIRVNMEDLREQTHTRHYELYRRCKLEEMGFKDTDPDSKPFSLQETYEAKRNEFMGELQKKEEEMRQMFVQRVKEKEAELKEAEKELHEKFDRLKKLHQDEKKKLEDKKKSLDDELNTFKQKKTAAELLQSQAQQAGGSTTLKRDKERKNNPWLCTE; from the exons ATGAATTCCCCTCTAGTCTCGCTCTTGCGGCTTGTGCTATGCAGTTTCCTGTTCAGGGTCCCCATCAAGAGAGAAACCATGGCGGCCACTGAGATAGCTCGACAAGCG GGAGAAGGTGCCCGTGCTGTTCCTCTCGCCGGCCATGTTGGCTTCGATAGCATGCCAGACCAGCTGGTCAACAAGTCGGTTAGTCATGGCTTCTGCTTCAACATCCTCTGCGTTG GAGAGACAGGCCTGGGGAAGTCCACTCTCATGGATACCCTGTTCAACACCAAGTTTGAGGGGGAGCCCATGCAGCACAACCAACCCGGGGTGCAGCTCAAGTCCAACACCTACGAGCTGCAGGAGAGCAACGTGCGCCTCAAGCTGAATGTGGTCAACACCGTCGGCTTTGGAGATCAAATCAACAAGGAGGACAG TTACAAGCCTATCGTGGAGTTCATTGACACCCAGTTTGAGGCCTACCTCCAGGAGGAGCTCAAAATCAAGCGCACCCTCCACAGCTACCATGACACGCGGATCCATACCTGTCTCTATTTCATCTCTCCCACGGGACACTCGCTCAAATCTCTGGATCTTGTCACCATGAAAAAGCTGGACAGCAAG GTCAACATCATCCCCATCATTGCTAAATCAGATGCCATTTCCAAGAGTGAGCTCACCAAATTTAAGATCAAGATTACAAGTGAGCTGGTCAGCAATGGAGTTCAGATTTACCAATTCCCCACAGATGATGAGACAGTGGCTGAGATCAACTCCACCATGAAT GGCCATTTACCATTCGCTGTTGTGGGCAGCACTGAGGAAGTGAAGATTGGGAACAAGATGGTGAGAGCGAGGCAGTACCCCTGGGGGACAGTGCAGG TGGAGAACGAGAATCACTGTGATTTCGTGAAGCTGCGGGAGATGCTGATCCGGGTGAACATGGAGGACCTGCGGGAGCAGACGCACACGCGCCACTACGAGCTCTACCGCCGCTGCAAGCTGGAGGAGATGGGCTTCAAAGACACGGACCCTGATAGCAAGCCCTTCAG TCTTCAGGAGACGTATGAGGCCAAGAGGAACGAGTTCATGGGGGAGCTtcagaagaaggaggaggagatgcgGCAGATGTTTGTGCAGCgagtgaaggagaaagaggcCGAGCTGAAGGAGGCAGAGAAGGAG CTGCATGAGAAGTTTGATCGTCTGAAGAAGCTGCACCAGGACGAGAAGAAGAAGCTGGAGGACAAGAAGAAGTCCCTGGACGATGAGCTCAACACCTTCAAGCAGAAGAAGACCGCTGCTGAGCTCCTGCAGTCCCAGGCTCAGCAGGCAGGGGGCTCCACCACACTCAAGAGGgacaaagagaggaaaaa TAATCCCTGGCTCTGCACAGAGTAG
- the sept6 gene encoding septin-6 isoform X4 produces MNSPLVSLLRLVLCSFLFRVPIKRETMAATEIARQAGEGARAVPLAGHVGFDSMPDQLVNKSVSHGFCFNILCVGETGLGKSTLMDTLFNTKFEGEPMQHNQPGVQLKSNTYELQESNVRLKLNVVNTVGFGDQINKEDSYKPIVEFIDTQFEAYLQEELKIKRTLHSYHDTRIHTCLYFISPTGHSLKSLDLVTMKKLDSKVNIIPIIAKSDAISKSELTKFKIKITSELVSNGVQIYQFPTDDETVAEINSTMNGHLPFAVVGSTEEVKIGNKMVRARQYPWGTVQVENENHCDFVKLREMLIRVNMEDLREQTHTRHYELYRRCKLEEMGFKDTDPDSKPFSLQETYEAKRNEFMGELQKKEEEMRQMFVQRVKEKEAELKEAEKELHEKFDRLKKLHQDEKKKLEDKKKSLDDELNTFKQKKTAAELLQSQAQQAGGSTTLKRDKERKN; encoded by the exons ATGAATTCCCCTCTAGTCTCGCTCTTGCGGCTTGTGCTATGCAGTTTCCTGTTCAGGGTCCCCATCAAGAGAGAAACCATGGCGGCCACTGAGATAGCTCGACAAGCG GGAGAAGGTGCCCGTGCTGTTCCTCTCGCCGGCCATGTTGGCTTCGATAGCATGCCAGACCAGCTGGTCAACAAGTCGGTTAGTCATGGCTTCTGCTTCAACATCCTCTGCGTTG GAGAGACAGGCCTGGGGAAGTCCACTCTCATGGATACCCTGTTCAACACCAAGTTTGAGGGGGAGCCCATGCAGCACAACCAACCCGGGGTGCAGCTCAAGTCCAACACCTACGAGCTGCAGGAGAGCAACGTGCGCCTCAAGCTGAATGTGGTCAACACCGTCGGCTTTGGAGATCAAATCAACAAGGAGGACAG TTACAAGCCTATCGTGGAGTTCATTGACACCCAGTTTGAGGCCTACCTCCAGGAGGAGCTCAAAATCAAGCGCACCCTCCACAGCTACCATGACACGCGGATCCATACCTGTCTCTATTTCATCTCTCCCACGGGACACTCGCTCAAATCTCTGGATCTTGTCACCATGAAAAAGCTGGACAGCAAG GTCAACATCATCCCCATCATTGCTAAATCAGATGCCATTTCCAAGAGTGAGCTCACCAAATTTAAGATCAAGATTACAAGTGAGCTGGTCAGCAATGGAGTTCAGATTTACCAATTCCCCACAGATGATGAGACAGTGGCTGAGATCAACTCCACCATGAAT GGCCATTTACCATTCGCTGTTGTGGGCAGCACTGAGGAAGTGAAGATTGGGAACAAGATGGTGAGAGCGAGGCAGTACCCCTGGGGGACAGTGCAGG TGGAGAACGAGAATCACTGTGATTTCGTGAAGCTGCGGGAGATGCTGATCCGGGTGAACATGGAGGACCTGCGGGAGCAGACGCACACGCGCCACTACGAGCTCTACCGCCGCTGCAAGCTGGAGGAGATGGGCTTCAAAGACACGGACCCTGATAGCAAGCCCTTCAG TCTTCAGGAGACGTATGAGGCCAAGAGGAACGAGTTCATGGGGGAGCTtcagaagaaggaggaggagatgcgGCAGATGTTTGTGCAGCgagtgaaggagaaagaggcCGAGCTGAAGGAGGCAGAGAAGGAG CTGCATGAGAAGTTTGATCGTCTGAAGAAGCTGCACCAGGACGAGAAGAAGAAGCTGGAGGACAAGAAGAAGTCCCTGGACGATGAGCTCAACACCTTCAAGCAGAAGAAGACCGCTGCTGAGCTCCTGCAGTCCCAGGCTCAGCAGGCAGGGGGCTCCACCACACTCAAGAGGgacaaagagaggaaaaa CTGA
- the sept6 gene encoding septin-6 isoform X2 has translation MNSPLVSLLRLVLCSFLFRVPIKRETMAATEIARQAGEGARAVPLAGHVGFDSMPDQLVNKSVSHGFCFNILCVGETGLGKSTLMDTLFNTKFEGEPMQHNQPGVQLKSNTYELQESNVRLKLNVVNTVGFGDQINKEDSYKPIVEFIDTQFEAYLQEELKIKRTLHSYHDTRIHTCLYFISPTGHSLKSLDLVTMKKLDSKVNIIPIIAKSDAISKSELTKFKIKITSELVSNGVQIYQFPTDDETVAEINSTMNGHLPFAVVGSTEEVKIGNKMVRARQYPWGTVQVENENHCDFVKLREMLIRVNMEDLREQTHTRHYELYRRCKLEEMGFKDTDPDSKPFSLQETYEAKRNEFMGELQKKEEEMRQMFVQRVKEKEAELKEAEKELHEKFDRLKKLHQDEKKKLEDKKKSLDDELNTFKQKKTAAELLQSQAQQAGGSTTLKRDKERKNFF, from the exons ATGAATTCCCCTCTAGTCTCGCTCTTGCGGCTTGTGCTATGCAGTTTCCTGTTCAGGGTCCCCATCAAGAGAGAAACCATGGCGGCCACTGAGATAGCTCGACAAGCG GGAGAAGGTGCCCGTGCTGTTCCTCTCGCCGGCCATGTTGGCTTCGATAGCATGCCAGACCAGCTGGTCAACAAGTCGGTTAGTCATGGCTTCTGCTTCAACATCCTCTGCGTTG GAGAGACAGGCCTGGGGAAGTCCACTCTCATGGATACCCTGTTCAACACCAAGTTTGAGGGGGAGCCCATGCAGCACAACCAACCCGGGGTGCAGCTCAAGTCCAACACCTACGAGCTGCAGGAGAGCAACGTGCGCCTCAAGCTGAATGTGGTCAACACCGTCGGCTTTGGAGATCAAATCAACAAGGAGGACAG TTACAAGCCTATCGTGGAGTTCATTGACACCCAGTTTGAGGCCTACCTCCAGGAGGAGCTCAAAATCAAGCGCACCCTCCACAGCTACCATGACACGCGGATCCATACCTGTCTCTATTTCATCTCTCCCACGGGACACTCGCTCAAATCTCTGGATCTTGTCACCATGAAAAAGCTGGACAGCAAG GTCAACATCATCCCCATCATTGCTAAATCAGATGCCATTTCCAAGAGTGAGCTCACCAAATTTAAGATCAAGATTACAAGTGAGCTGGTCAGCAATGGAGTTCAGATTTACCAATTCCCCACAGATGATGAGACAGTGGCTGAGATCAACTCCACCATGAAT GGCCATTTACCATTCGCTGTTGTGGGCAGCACTGAGGAAGTGAAGATTGGGAACAAGATGGTGAGAGCGAGGCAGTACCCCTGGGGGACAGTGCAGG TGGAGAACGAGAATCACTGTGATTTCGTGAAGCTGCGGGAGATGCTGATCCGGGTGAACATGGAGGACCTGCGGGAGCAGACGCACACGCGCCACTACGAGCTCTACCGCCGCTGCAAGCTGGAGGAGATGGGCTTCAAAGACACGGACCCTGATAGCAAGCCCTTCAG TCTTCAGGAGACGTATGAGGCCAAGAGGAACGAGTTCATGGGGGAGCTtcagaagaaggaggaggagatgcgGCAGATGTTTGTGCAGCgagtgaaggagaaagaggcCGAGCTGAAGGAGGCAGAGAAGGAG CTGCATGAGAAGTTTGATCGTCTGAAGAAGCTGCACCAGGACGAGAAGAAGAAGCTGGAGGACAAGAAGAAGTCCCTGGACGATGAGCTCAACACCTTCAAGCAGAAGAAGACCGCTGCTGAGCTCCTGCAGTCCCAGGCTCAGCAGGCAGGGGGCTCCACCACACTCAAGAGGgacaaagagaggaaaaa cTTCTTCTAA
- the rab41 gene encoding ras-related protein Rab-41 isoform X4, which produces MSTTTGGGEFGNPLRKFKLVFLGEQSVGKTSLITRFMYDSFDNTYQATIGIDFLSKTMYLEDRTVRLQLWDTAGQERFRSLIPSYIRDSTIAVVVYDITNLNSFQQTSKWIDDVRTERGSDVIIMLVGNKTDLADKRQITTEEGEQRAKELNVMFIETSAKTGYNVKQLFRRVAAALPGMDSTPEKSKEDMIDIKLEKPPELPVTESSCSC; this is translated from the exons ATGTCGACAACGACGGGTGGCGGAGAGTTTGGGAACCCCCTGCGGAAATTCAAGCTCGTGTTCTTAGGCGAGCAAAGCG TGGGGAAGACCTCACTCATCACAAGGTTCATGTATGACAGCTTTGACAATACTTATCAG GCAACAATCGGAATTGACTTTCTATCAAAAACAATGTACCTGGAAGATCGCACG GTTCGGCTCCAGCTGTGGGACACTGCAGGGCAGGAGCGCTTCCGCAGCCTCATCCCCAGCTACATACGCGACTCCACCATTGCAGTGGTGGTCTATGACATCACCA ATTTAAATTCATTCCAGCAGACCTCAAAGTGGATTGATGATGTCAgaacagagagggggagtgatGTCATCATCATGTTAGTTGGCAACAAAACAGACTTGGCTGATAAAAG ACAGATCACCACGGAGGAGGGCGAGCAGAGAGCTAAGGAACTGAATGTCATGTTCATTGAGACCAGCGCAAAGACTGGCTACAATGTCAAACAG CTGTTCCGTCGTGTTGCTGCAGCCTTGCCTGGGATGGACAGTACACCAGAAAAGAGCAAAGAGGACA TGATCGACATCAAACTGGAGAAGCCCCCAGAGCTGCCAGTGACCGAGAGCAGCTGCTCCTGCTAG
- the rab41 gene encoding ras-related protein Rab-41 isoform X3, with amino-acid sequence MSTTTGGGEFGNPLRKFKLVFLGEQSVGKTSLITRFMYDSFDNTYQATIGIDFLSKTMYLEDRTIRLQLWDTAGQERFRSLIPSYIRDSAAAVVVYDIANLNSFQQTSKWIDDVRTERGSDVIIMLVGNKTDLADKRQITTEEGEQRAKELNVMFIETSAKTGYNVKQLFRRVAAALPGMDSTPEKSKEDMIDIKLEKPPELPVTESSCSC; translated from the exons ATGTCGACAACGACGGGTGGCGGAGAGTTTGGGAACCCCCTGCGGAAATTCAAGCTCGTGTTCTTAGGCGAGCAAAGCG TGGGGAAGACCTCACTCATCACAAGGTTCATGTATGACAGCTTTGACAATACTTATCAG GCAACAATCGGAATTGACTTTCTATCAAAAACAATGTACCTGGAAGATCGCACG ATTCGGCTCCAGCTGTGGGACACTGCAGGGCAGGAGCGCTTCCGCAGTCTCATCCCCAGCTACATCCGAGACTCGGCTGCTGCTGTGGTGGTCTATGACATAGCAA ATTTAAATTCATTCCAGCAGACCTCAAAGTGGATTGATGATGTCAgaacagagagggggagtgatGTCATCATCATGTTAGTTGGCAACAAAACAGACTTGGCTGATAAAAG ACAGATCACCACGGAGGAGGGCGAGCAGAGAGCTAAGGAACTGAATGTCATGTTCATTGAGACCAGCGCAAAGACTGGCTACAATGTCAAACAG CTGTTCCGTCGTGTTGCTGCAGCCTTGCCTGGGATGGACAGTACACCAGAAAAGAGCAAAGAGGACA TGATCGACATCAAACTGGAGAAGCCCCCAGAGCTGCCAGTGACCGAGAGCAGCTGCTCCTGCTAG
- the rab41 gene encoding ras-related protein Rab-41 isoform X2 translates to MSTTTGGGEFGNPLRKFKLVFLGEQSVGKTSLITRFMYDSFDNTYQATIGIDFLSKTMYLEDRTVRLQLWDTAGQERFRSLIPSYIRDSTIAVVVYDITNLNSFQQTSKWIDDVRTERGSDVIIMLVGNKTDLADKRQVSVEAAERKARELNVMYIETSAKAGYNVKQLFRRVAAALPGMDSTPEKSKEDMIDIKLEKPPELPVTESSCSC, encoded by the exons ATGTCGACAACGACGGGTGGCGGAGAGTTTGGGAACCCCCTGCGGAAATTCAAGCTCGTGTTCTTAGGCGAGCAAAGCG TGGGGAAGACCTCACTCATCACAAGGTTCATGTATGACAGCTTTGACAATACTTATCAG GCAACAATCGGAATTGACTTTCTATCAAAAACAATGTACCTGGAAGATCGCACG GTTCGGCTCCAGCTGTGGGACACTGCAGGGCAGGAGCGCTTCCGCAGCCTCATCCCCAGCTACATACGCGACTCCACCATTGCAGTGGTGGTCTATGACATCACCA ATTTAAATTCATTCCAGCAGACCTCAAAGTGGATTGATGATGTCAgaacagagagggggagtgatGTCATCATCATGTTAGTTGGCAACAAAACAGACTTGGCTGATAAAAG GCAAGTTTCAGTAGAGGCTGCAGAGAGGAAAGCTCGGGAGCTCAATGTGATGTACATAGAGACCAGTGCCAAGGCTGGCTATAACGTCAAGCAG CTGTTCCGTCGTGTTGCTGCAGCCTTGCCTGGGATGGACAGTACACCAGAAAAGAGCAAAGAGGACA TGATCGACATCAAACTGGAGAAGCCCCCAGAGCTGCCAGTGACCGAGAGCAGCTGCTCCTGCTAG
- the rab41 gene encoding ras-related protein Rab-41 isoform X1 yields the protein MSTTTGGGEFGNPLRKFKLVFLGEQSVGKTSLITRFMYDSFDNTYQATIGIDFLSKTMYLEDRTIRLQLWDTAGQERFRSLIPSYIRDSAAAVVVYDIANLNSFQQTSKWIDDVRTERGSDVIIMLVGNKTDLADKRQVSVEAAERKARELNVMYIETSAKAGYNVKQLFRRVAAALPGMDSTPEKSKEDMIDIKLEKPPELPVTESSCSC from the exons ATGTCGACAACGACGGGTGGCGGAGAGTTTGGGAACCCCCTGCGGAAATTCAAGCTCGTGTTCTTAGGCGAGCAAAGCG TGGGGAAGACCTCACTCATCACAAGGTTCATGTATGACAGCTTTGACAATACTTATCAG GCAACAATCGGAATTGACTTTCTATCAAAAACAATGTACCTGGAAGATCGCACG ATTCGGCTCCAGCTGTGGGACACTGCAGGGCAGGAGCGCTTCCGCAGTCTCATCCCCAGCTACATCCGAGACTCGGCTGCTGCTGTGGTGGTCTATGACATAGCAA ATTTAAATTCATTCCAGCAGACCTCAAAGTGGATTGATGATGTCAgaacagagagggggagtgatGTCATCATCATGTTAGTTGGCAACAAAACAGACTTGGCTGATAAAAG GCAAGTTTCAGTAGAGGCTGCAGAGAGGAAAGCTCGGGAGCTCAATGTGATGTACATAGAGACCAGTGCCAAGGCTGGCTATAACGTCAAGCAG CTGTTCCGTCGTGTTGCTGCAGCCTTGCCTGGGATGGACAGTACACCAGAAAAGAGCAAAGAGGACA TGATCGACATCAAACTGGAGAAGCCCCCAGAGCTGCCAGTGACCGAGAGCAGCTGCTCCTGCTAG
- the stard14 gene encoding START domain containing 14: MSQGGNILPDDKVFADFRKQCWAMDNWHSKYDKNGMEVWVETPSVTSSHGSKNKPQKVHKIKCRMTIADVSAETMFDVLHDSQYRKKWDPTMLESFDIARLSANADVGYYSWVCPKPLKNRDVVTLRSWQVNDVEYIIVNYSVKHPKYPPHKDLVRAVSVLTGYLIVSTGPNSCLFTYLSQADPKGSLPKWVVNKASQVLAPKVLRCVHKAGQNYQEWKAQNSPNRKPWLHPEQSDLPMMDASELSIQRADSLENVDESSSKDVSETTEADDSS, translated from the exons ATGTCTCAGGGTGGGAATATTTTGCCAGACGACAAAGTTTTTGCTGACTTTAGAAAACAATGCTGGGCTATGGACAACTGGCACAGCAAATATGATAAGAATGGAATGGAAGTGTGGGTTGAGACTCCGTCCGTTACATCTTCACATGGGAGTAAGAATAAGCCTCAAAAAGTTCACAAAATCAAG TGCAGAATGACGATAGCAGACGTCTCAGCAGAGACAATGTTCGACGTCCTTCATGACAGTCAGTATCGCAAGAAGTGGGACCCTACTATGCTGGAAAGCTTTGATATCGCACGATTATCCGCCAACGCCGATGTAGGCTACTACTCCT GGGTTTGTCCCAAGCCACTGAAGAACAGGGATGTGGTGACCCTGCGCTCCTGGCAGGTGAATGACGTGGAGTACATCATTGTGAACTACTCCGTCAAACACCCG AAATACCCTCCACATAAAGACCTGGTGAGAGCAGTTTCTGTTCTTACTGGTTACCTGATTGTGTCAACTGGACCAAACAGCTGCTTGTTCACATACCTTTCACAAGCTGACCCCAAAG GTTCCCTCCCCAAGTGGGTGGTGAACAAAGCCTCTCAAGTTTTGGCTCCTAAA GTCCTGAGATGTGTGCATAAGGCGGGACAGAACTACCAAGAATGGAAAGCACAGAACTCCCCCAATCGCAAGCCCTGGCTTCACCCTGAACAGAGTGATCTGCCAATGATGGACGCCTCAGAGTTGTCCATTCAGCGGGCAGACTCGCTGGAGAATGTAGACGAGAGCTCTTCAAAAGATGTATCGGAGACTACTGAGGCTGATGACAGCAGCTAA
- the pdzd11 gene encoding PDZ domain-containing protein 11, with protein MDPKIPYDDYQLPVVFLPSYENPPAWIPAQERVQHPDYNNELTQFLPRTIVLKKPPGAQLGFNIRGGKASQLGIFISKVVPDSDAHRAGLQEGDQVLSVNDVDFQDIEHSRAVEILKTAREILMRVRFFPYNYQRQKERTVH; from the exons ATGGACCCAAAAATACCATACGATGACTACCAACTACCCGTGGTTTTTCTCCCTTCGTACGAGAATCCACCGGCATGGATCCCTGCACAAGAG CGCGTCCAACACCCAGACTATAACAATGAACTTACACAGTTTCTTCCTCGCACCATCGTCTTGAAAAAACCTCCTGGAGCCCAGCTTGGCTTCAATATTCGTGGAGGAAAAGCGTCACAACTTGGCATCTTCATTTCTAAG GTAGTCCCAGATTCTGATGCACATCGTGCTGGACTTCAGGAGGGAGACCAAGTGCTATCTGTAAATGATGTTGACTTCCAGGACATCGAACACTCCAGG GCTGTTGAGATTCTGAAGACAGCTAGAGAGATTTTGATGAGGGTGCGCTTCTTTCCCTACA ATTaccagagacagaaggagagaactGTACACTAG